From Desulfonatronovibrio hydrogenovorans DSM 9292:
CAAGGGTTGAACGTCCGTACTCCCGGTTGATGGAAGGTTCCACTGTTCCGGAAAAGGTATGGGCAATGAGCTGCATCCCGTAGCAGATGCCCAGAACCGGCAGGCCAAGATCAAACACTTCCGGATCAATACCCGGAGAATCACTGGAGCCGACACTGGCCGGTCCCCCGGATAAGACCAGGGCTGAAGGCTTAATTGTTTTAAGTTCATCCAGGCTGATGGTGCACGGATGGATCTCGGAATAAACCCCGGCCTCCCTGATCCTCCTGGCTATGAGCTGGGTATACTGGGAACCGAAATCAATAATAATGACTTTGCTTTGCACCTGCATGTGATGACCTGCCTGTTAATAGTTTTCAATACGGTAATTAGGGGCTTCCTTGGTTATGATCACGTCATGGACGTGACTTTCCTTGTATCCAGCTGCAGTCATCCTCAAAAACCTGGCCTTGGTCTTGAGCTCTTTGATGTCAGCACAGCCAACGTAGCCCATACCCGATCTCAGTCCACCCACCAGCTGGTATATGGTTTCACCCACCTGCCCCTTGAACGGGACCCGGCCAACAATGCCTTCAGGAACCAGCTTGTTGCTCTTGTCCTGGAAATAGCGGTCGCAGCTGCCCTCCTTCATGGCGTCGATGGAGCCCATACCTCTGTAAATCTTGTAGGTCCGGCCCTGGTAAAGGATGGTTTCACCCGGGCTCTCCTCGGTTCCAGCCAGCATGCTGCCCATCATTACCGAATCAGCCCCGGCAACAATGGCCTTGACAACATCACCTGAAAACTTGACCCCCCCGTCGGCCACTACGCATCGGTCCTTTTCCCGGCAGGCCCGGGAAGACTCCATGATGGCAGTGATCTGGGGCACACCGACCCCGGCCACGATCCTGGTGGTGCAGATGGATCCCGGCCCTATTCCCACTTTGACCGTGTCTGCCCCGGCATCGACCAGGGCCCTGGCCCCTTCATAAGTGGCCACATTTCCGGCAATAAGCTGGCATTTGGGAAAAGAAGTCCTGATCTCCCTGACCGATTTGATGATATTTCTGGAATGACCATGGGCCGAGTCCAGAACGATGAAATCCGCCCCGACCTTTAACAGGGCCTCGACTCTGGCCTCTTTATCGCTGCCGACCCCTACAGCAGCCCCGACCCTGAGTCTGCCCATTTCATCCTTGCAGGCATTGGGGTATTTTTTAATTTTTTCAATATCCTTGATGGTGATGAGCCCTTTGAGACGGTTGCCCTCTTCAACTACCAGAAGTTTCTCGATTTTGTTCTTCTGCAGAATATGCTTGGCCTCGGTAAGGGTTGTGCCCACAGGAACCGTGACCAGGTTTGCGCTGGTCATGACTTCCTTGACCCTGGTGGTCAGGTCGTGGACAAACCTGACATCTCGGTTGGTGACAATACCTACAAGCTCACCCTTATCTACCACTGGCAGCCCGGATATCCTGTACTCTGACATCAGGGTCAGGACGTGATCCACGCTGTCATCCGGGTTGACCGTGATGGGATCAACAATCATCCCGCTCTCGGATTTTTTAACTTTTTCCACCTCAAGTCTCTGGCGGTCAATACTCATATTTTTATGGATGACCCCCACACCGCCGGCTCTGGCCATGGATATGGCCATTCTGGCCTCGGTCACGGTGTCCATGGCTGCACTCAAAAGAGGAATGTTCAAAGGAATTTCCGGGGTGAGCATGGTCATGAGATCAACCTGGTCGGGCAGGACCTCTGAATAATCCGGCATCAGCAATACATCGTCAAAGGTCAGACCCTGACCCCAAATCTTATCCATTTTGCCCTCCGTTTCCTAGGCTAAAAAATATTCTGACAAACACTGTATAAACACAAAATGATACCTGCAAATTCAGGCATCTGTCAAACCG
This genomic window contains:
- the guaB gene encoding IMP dehydrogenase, with the translated sequence MDKIWGQGLTFDDVLLMPDYSEVLPDQVDLMTMLTPEIPLNIPLLSAAMDTVTEARMAISMARAGGVGVIHKNMSIDRQRLEVEKVKKSESGMIVDPITVNPDDSVDHVLTLMSEYRISGLPVVDKGELVGIVTNRDVRFVHDLTTRVKEVMTSANLVTVPVGTTLTEAKHILQKNKIEKLLVVEEGNRLKGLITIKDIEKIKKYPNACKDEMGRLRVGAAVGVGSDKEARVEALLKVGADFIVLDSAHGHSRNIIKSVREIRTSFPKCQLIAGNVATYEGARALVDAGADTVKVGIGPGSICTTRIVAGVGVPQITAIMESSRACREKDRCVVADGGVKFSGDVVKAIVAGADSVMMGSMLAGTEESPGETILYQGRTYKIYRGMGSIDAMKEGSCDRYFQDKSNKLVPEGIVGRVPFKGQVGETIYQLVGGLRSGMGYVGCADIKELKTKARFLRMTAAGYKESHVHDVIITKEAPNYRIENY